In the genome of Oncorhynchus nerka isolate Pitt River linkage group LG4, Oner_Uvic_2.0, whole genome shotgun sequence, the window TCCGTGAAAGCTCTGGTTGTCTCCGCCCTCAGCTGACATGCAGTATGTGAAATTGCATGTGAAACGGAGAGCCTAGCGATGGCAGATAAAGCAGTCTCATCTCGCTGTAATGTTCTCAGGTGGATTTAGAGCTCACAACATGAAAAAATACAAAATTATTTCGTAGAATTGAAACAATGTCACTTTCTCTTGGTCACATAGGGACGAAATCACTTTGTGCTTAAAGCTGGCGTCACGAGTCTGCTGGAATTTGAATGGCGTCTCTGCGTCTCTCAGAGGATGTTGGGTGAAAAGTCTCTGCCGTCAGTTATTTGAAATGATGCCAATTTTGTATAATCATATTTATTTTAGTTATAAGGTGAAATCTTAGAGTAAGTCGTTTATAATTTCATTGTTACTATATTTTGAAAGCATTTCAATAATTAAAATCCATATTTCCCCACTTTTGTTGAATAGGaaaacaaatacacacatacatatatatgatGTTTCATATTTGCACTGTGTACTTGAGCTTGTATCCTCAGCTTGTATTATTGTATCCTCCTCCTTGTATCCTCAGCTAAGCATTAGCTGgtattgtttatggccctctcataATAAATAATTACTTTTGGGTATGTCTATTTAGACGGAAATCTACATTTTGACATTACAtttaacaggttttaagaaatagAGACAACTGGTTGACCACCATGTGGAATGTTGTAAACTACAACTCGTACAATGCACTGCTTTTATGAGTGCAGTGACAGTGTGAGGTCAGATCAGCATAGAAATAATGGACCATATCAGCCCTAGATACTATCATCATATGGTGTTTACTGGCCCTCATTTCAACAGTCTTATTTTAGGGCTAGATTCAATCTGTATCGCAGAAACCAATTTAAGGGTAATTTCCTATTGAGCCGACATGCAGCGTTTTCCGTGAACACAGTCTCCGTGaaagcgggaacattgcctttaaatttcgaGCTATAATGCGGATCTTCCACAATAATTCTTCGATATGGATTGAATTCAACCTTTAATGTCTCTGCATATTCATGACCCCACAGATAGTGTTGGTTGGGATCCTCATAAACGTGTCTCTCCAGTCTTGCCTGGTGACCTGCCCCCTGTGGGGGTGACCTGAGTTGGTCTATGCTCCCCCAGGATGGCAGCGATTAGAGCCTCTGGGGCTGAGACCCCACCTCCAGGGGACACAGGGCTGCGGGGGGAGAGCGGGCTGATGGGCGATGGCAGGGTGTCCTGGGTGGACACCAGGCGctccttcttagcagcagagcaGGGCGAGCGGCTGCTTGGGAGCCCCTCTAGGGGACGAGGGTGCAGGCTGAGGCTCTGCAGGGAGGGCATGGGGGTGTTGGAGTGAGCAGGACTGTGGCTGCGGCGGTGGCGATGGTGGTGTTTTATTTTTCCAGGGCTTGGGCTGCGGGAGCTAGCAGGGGCCAGCAGGACCAGTGTGCTGTCATCCTCCGAGCTGACGTCAGAACTGTCTGAGCGGCATACTGTTGTGGCTGTCGGGCTGCGCACAGGAACATGGATCTACAGGAGATGGAGGAAGTTTGGGTAAGAGAAAAGTGTGGTAGGGAACAAAATTAGGAGAAAAGTAGAAATATCCAGCAGAACTGAATGGCAGACAGCAACTGCTTTATTCTCTGTTCATTGAACACCACAGGAAGGAAAACGTCAGGAAGGGTCCTGACCTGAAAGGGCGATGTCACACCGATAATAGTGTTCATGTTATTACTGTAGAAACCCAAAATGTATTCCCCTGCATCCCTGGGTAAATCCTCCTCTGTAAATGTCAcctgagagaaaggggaagagagtgaAGAAAACTACAAATAGAGAAAATGGAAACATAGTCAGTGGATGTGTGGATAAATGTTTTCTCATCTCAATGGATGTCTGAGGTTGAGTTTGTGGGAGTATGTTAGTCAGGCTTTGTATCATACCTGTGACCCATGATCTGCTTTGGCCCACACATATGTTACATAGTCCTTGTGATGTTTGAACCCAACCTGTGTAGACAAATCACAGACTTCAATTGACCATGGAACAATTATGCATAGCCCTAATAAACTATAGATATTGTGTGAGAGAAAATATGAAATCGCACTGCCTTGAAGTTGAAGTCACAGTTACCTTGTATATTGCAACCCAGTCCCATGAGCTGCGCTGGACGTTGGACATCACAGTGAATCTGACTGTAGCGTCAGAAACCTTAGTCCACTCCTTCACATACTCTAACGTTACAAGAGGAAGGTCCACTTTAAATGGGAACTGAGGGAGAGAGCATGAGAGTGAAAAATAAACAGAGATAGAAAGATCATTTCAGAGGGTGATTCTTATGTGATGACTTTCTAAGGCTATAATGTAAAAGTAAAGGTTTTTCACCATATCTGGATAAACATCAAACACTGACTGCTGGGGTGAGAGTCCAGGGGTCACAGGGAGGTTGGACTTACATGTAATGAGAAGACAGCAGAGACAGGCTTGTGATCGCTGCAGGTGTAGCCCATGTGACTGCGGTAGGAATGTTGCACCACCTTGGTTGCCCCACCCAGCCAAGAGGTCAGGCCATGCTGCAGCGCAGCATTGTGGCTAGGAACAGGGGAGCCCGTACAACGCAGACGCCACAGGATACGGTCTGTCCATGCTGGCTTTCGCTTCTTACTGCTGTGAGAGGAACAAAGAGAGAGATAAGTGGGAATTGGAGGTCAGTGAATCCGTCAATAGAGGTGTTAATATGAAACCAATAACTTGACAACTGATTTTGCTGCACTCATTATATCTAAGGCAAGGTCTGTAACCTGATTTGATGTGTGCATAAATGTGAGAAGTAAGCGTATGTAACCAGGTGTTGAATGCATGTACCCAGGATACAGAAACCTTACCTTAGGTTCAGGGTCACCTCAGTCATGACTCCCATGATCGGCCAAGCTGATTAGTATACGTTCAAAGTGGTAacccaaaataaataaaaacaaaagaAAACTACAAAGAATGTATGAATGTttacgtatatatatatgtatatgggtatatgtatgtatatagatatatatttaccccaaaaatatatgggggattggaaatgatgcagacaattacattgatggaagcaagaATCTAtccgcaatattaaagctgatccccccccccccccccccaaaaagaaaACTACAAAGAGGCACGCCTAAAATAAAGAGGCTAACTAACACAAAACAACACCAAACACTGACAGGCTGAGAGGcatctggtcacacacacacacacacgtcatccTTATTGCTCACACCCGTCAACTTCTCCAGGCTTCCTGGCAGAGCACAGCCCTTGACCCGGTTGGTGCTGCCACCTGGGGATGGAGTGTGGACGTGTATCCTGGTGGTGCGTTGCCTAACTGTGTCCTAACACTAAACTACCCCCTATATCATAGCAAGTCATTAAAAAGGGAGCGTCACATCAATCACACACCATTTATTGCTCTACACAGTATCACATACCTGGTGTCGTATGTGTGTGTCCCCACATCAAACTTATATGTGGGGGGGAATTTGAGAGGGCCTTCTAAGAAGCCGTCTAAGATGGACTCACTGTTTTTGGCTATGTTGAGCTGCAAAACAAACATGTGAGaatgaagagaaagagagcaagggaaagagagacatagaCAATACAATTGAATCATCAAAATAGTTTGCTTGACTTGATGCAGCCACTGTGATTGAATATTATTGGGTGTaggttcatttttgttgttgctatagCTATCTCTGCTGATAATTAACCAACAGTCATTATTTTCAAAGATAAACATATATTCCATTTGGTACACTGTTTTCAAAGATAAACATGACTTCAATTTGGTACACTGTTTTCAAAGATAAACATGACTTCAATTTGGTACTCTGTTTTCAAAGAAAATTCCATTTGGACTCTTTTTTTTAATGTCAAATAACTGACAGATTTCTCACCTGGTCTCTCTCCCACAGCAAAGGTAGTTTATTGCTGTCAATGGCACTCTTCACCACATGAATGTCATAGTCCTCTATGCGGAAGTTAAGATCTCCAAACCAGAACACCACGCTGGGAGAAGAACACAGGACCATTTCACCACTCTATGAGCCAACAACTGATCATCAGAACACCAGGCTCAAAGATGTCGTCGGAGGGTAGGGCTGCCGTCTTATAGGCTCTTAAGcaaccatgctattttgttagtttttccgcattgttcgtaacttgttttgtacataatgttgctgctaccgtctcttgtgACCGataaaagagcttctggacatcagaactgggattactcacctcaaattggACGAGGAGTtattcttcaatgagtcggacgcgAAGGATATACTACGAAcacctgaccaggcccagatccctgtgattcGCTGGAAAAGGAAATGTAGGTTTCGCGGAAAGAGATCAggatgccttgtgaggatcaggcgacgagtggctaatctgcccttgccttccATTATGCTAGCTAAcattcaatcgctggaaaataaatgggacgaactgaaagcacatatatcctaccaacgggacattaaaaacggtaatGTCTTATGTTTCACCCagacgtggctgaatgacgacattaagaacatacagctggcgggttatacactctttcggcaggacagaacagcagcctctggtaagacacggggcggtggcctgtgcatatttgtaaagaATAGCTGGTGCATGATATATAAGGAAGTATCAGGGTTTTACTCGCCTAAGGTAGAGTatatcatgataagctgtagaccacactatctacctagagcgttttcatctgtatttttcatagctgtctacatgACACCACAGACCGAGGCTGGCACTAAAatcgcactcaatgagctgtattccgccataagcaaacaggaaaatgctcaggcggcgctcctagtggccggggactttaatgcagggaaacttaaatcagttttacctcatttctatcagcatgttaaatgtgcaaccagaggggaaaaaattctagaccagtttttctccacacacagagacacgtacaaagctccccctcgccctccatttggcaaatctgatcataactctatcctcctgattcctgcttacaagcaaaaatgaatgcaggaagcaccagtgactcggtctataaaaaagtggtcagatgaagcagatgctaaactagaggactgttttgctagcacagactagaatatgttcccgggattcctccgatggcattgaggagtacaccccatcagtcactggctttatcaataagtgcatcgaggacgtcgtccccacagtgaccgtacgtacataccccaaccagaagccatggattacaggtgacattcacactgagctcaaggctagagctgccgctttcaaggagtgggactctaacccggaagcttataagaaatcgcgctatgccctccgatgaaccatcaaacaggcaaagtgtctaTACAGGACTTAGGAAAAATCGTACAACACcggcggatgtggcagggcttgcaaactattacagactacaaagggaagcacagccgagagctgcccaggaacacaagcctaccagacgagctaaatcacttctataaTCAcatcgaggcaagtaacactgaaacatgcatgagagcatcagctgttccggacgactgtatgAATCaagctctctgcagccgatgtgagtaagacctttaaacaggtcaacattcacaggccactgggccagacggattaccaggacatgtactccgagcatgcactgaccaactggcaagtgtcttcactgacattttcaacctctccctgtctgagtctgtaataccaacatgtttcaagcagaccaccatagtccctgtgcccaagaacactaaggtataacctgcctaaatgactaccaacccgtagcactcatgtctgtagctatgaaatgctttgaaaggctggtcatggctcacatcaacaccattatcccagaaaccctagacacgctccaatttgcatacctaatccaacagatccacagatgatacaatctctattgcacgccacactgccctttcccacaaattaacaagacagtcgtgaagagggcacgacaaaaccttttccccctcaggagactgaaaagatttggcatgggtcctcagatcctcaaaaggttttccagctgcaccattgagagcatcctgaccggttgcatcactgcctggtatggcaactgctcggcctccgactgcaaggtactactgagggtagtgcgtacggcccagtacatcaccgttgccaatcttcctgccatccaggacctctataccaggcagtgtcaaatgaaggccctaaaaattgtcaaagactccagccaccctagtcatagactgttctctctgctaccgcacggcaagcggtaccagagcgccaagtccaagaggcttctaatcagcttctaccccaagccataggactcctgaacagctaatggctacccagactatttgcattgcccccaccccacgctgctgctactctgttattatctatgcatagccactttaataactctacctacatgtacacaattacctcaattaccccccgcacattgacacattgattctgtaccggtacaccctgtatatagccccgctattgtcatttactgctgctctttaatgatttgttattcttatctcttaattttttagggattttcttaaaactgcattgttggttaagggcttgtaagtaagcatttcactgtaaggtctacctacacctgttgtattcggggcatgtgacaaataacatttcatttgatttgataattatGACCAGGAGTATTTCCTGACCACACATGACCGAACCACCTGACCTGACCACCTGACCTTGACCACATTAAAAAactattagattttttttttaaagtgtgaaACTTTACTTGAAACCCAGTTTCATAGCACGTTATGACACGggcataaccatgtcataacttgtcataatcTGTCATAATATCGTTCTAACATTGTCATGACATATTTTTACACATATATTGCGTTattgtatggctggttatgacacctacataagtgtCCAAACCCATATTTattcaaaatatttttttccctgcCAAGACGTTTCCTTTATTTGAAAGTTTGTTTCTTAAATCATTTGTTGTTGTAATTAATGTTTTTTCatcatattttaaataacttgtagaaaatacactttatgacactcaTGAAACATTATGACCACCCTGTGTCACTTACTTAGACTAAGAAAATACaatttatgacactgtcaagaagcattatcaCATatatcctctctaggtttcttcctcaattcctgcctttctagggcgCTTTTCCTCGTCACCGTGCTTCTActgtacatctgcattgcttgccttttggggttttaggctgggtttctgtataagcactttgtgacatctgctgacgtaacatgtataaatacatttgattgattgagatAGGCCTGTCACGTAAATGCTCTTAtgtcagtcatcagtcaaaaagaggatgtcttgtcctgctcctgaaatatACTCCtgtattcatcccagtcatcagcaacagtGCATTGGGGTAGGTGAATGTCTGATATCAACGGGGTGCGCATATACAATGCTAATTTAATATGGTCCAAAAAATAATAATGATATAACATAAACATACTGTCGACATGTAGGATgtggtgtaatggaatgttttgccttgtgtggtaggttATGTGGGTtttacactcttatgtaggtgtcataaccagccatataATAACTACTGTGCttggttttgtgggttttgacagtcttatgtaggtgtcataacctgCCATAAAAAatgcaatatatgtcacaacaggtctaaatatatgcTATGACAGGTCTAAATATATgctgacaagttatgtcagctttTATTACATGGTTATGACTGTgtcataatgtgttataatgctgGGTTATCAAGTAAAAGGTCACCAAAAAAACTCCCATAGGTGGTCAGGTGGGATAAACTCCTGGTCCTAGACATACTGTTTACATCAGCCCTCTCCAATCAAAATGACCCACTCGTGGTCCAGCACACCCGAGGCGGTCCCGCCCTCAAACTGCTGTTGCT includes:
- the LOC115124335 gene encoding inositol polyphosphate 5-phosphatase K-like, translating into MDQMQQKQSSIDPARVSRQPGLNAVPGPALPLQPTARDTSMTCPIVGSGKLPGMGPFQASGVREMLDPVRPEHVQPGSSAAVPVNISRPRPTALNSSRGPEADMKDKAFIPNRIPGPHSPISLSQSPTESSQLSRSPQSPHSTQPYTSQSYLIPQPNLPQPCLTPPSSLSPKPGSSPQPQGTRSHGGAVKNQLQTDKTEGETDYGFRVHIVTWNVGSALPPDDITSLFGPHAGDGSTDMFIIGLQEVNSMINKRLKDALFTDQWSELCMDTLSRFGYVLVTSQRMQGVLLLVFSKCCHLPFLRGLQTEKTRTGLGGYWGNKGGVSARMTMFGHPVCFLNCHLPAHMRNLEQRMEDFGSILQQQQFEGGTASGVLDHDVVFWFGDLNFRIEDYDIHVVKSAIDSNKLPLLWERDQLNIAKNSESILDGFLEGPLKFPPTYKFDVGTHTYDTSSKKRKPAWTDRILWRLRCTGSPVPSHNAALQHGLTSWLGGATKVVQHSYRSHMGYTCSDHKPVSAVFSLHFPFKVDLPLVTLEYVKEWTKVSDATVRFTVMSNVQRSSWDWVAIYKVGFKHHKDYVTYVWAKADHGSQVTFTEEDLPRDAGEYILGFYSNNMNTIIGVTSPFQIHVPVRSPTATTVCRSDSSDVSSEDDSTLVLLAPASSRSPSPGKIKHHHRHRRSHSPAHSNTPMPSLQSLSLHPRPLEGLPSSRSPCSAAKKERLVSTQDTLPSPISPLSPRSPVSPGGGVSAPEALIAAILGEHRPTQVTPTGGRSPGKTGETRL